One Triticum dicoccoides isolate Atlit2015 ecotype Zavitan chromosome 4B, WEW_v2.0, whole genome shotgun sequence genomic window carries:
- the LOC119290990 gene encoding peptidyl-tRNA hydrolase ICT1, mitochondrial-like codes for MATAMRSTRLLRLGFRHVPSLLFRGPLSPSPSPGLGLGLSVGRVGLVHLRCSAAEAGDGRGKKVSARLALAQQVMRDAEERAASAGSDPVPKITMDHVTVSFARSGGAGGQNVNKVNTKVDMQFNVEKAHWLGERIKERILQTEKNRINKDGELVMSSTKTRTQKGNIEDALQKIQAIIDAASYVPPPPSEEQKKKIEKIAAAAERNRMQNKKVLSQKKELRRNKPSWD; via the exons ATGGCGACCGCCATGCGGAGCACCCGCCTCCTACGGCTCGGCTTCCGTCACgtcccttctcttctcttccgaggGCCCCTGTCCCCCTCCCCGAGCCCGGGCCTGGGCCTGGGCCTGAGCGTTGGCAGGGTCGggttggtccatctccgatgctcggcGGCCGAGGCCGGCGACGGCAGGGGTAAGAAGGTGTCAGCGCGACTAGCACTGGCACAGCAGGTGATGCGCGACGCCGAGGAGCGCGCGGCCTCGGCCGGCTCTGATCCCGTCCCCAAAATCACCATGG ATCATGTTACTGTTAGCTTTGCAAGAAGTGGGGGCGCGGGTGGTCAAAATGTTAATAAAG TTAATACAAAGGTTGACATGCAGTTCAATGTTGAGAAAGCTCATTGGCTCGGAGAGAGGATTAAGGAACGGATATTGCAAACG GAAAAGAACAGGATAAATAAGGATGGTGAACTTGTGATGTCTTCTACCAAAACTAGGACACAGAA GGGCAATATTGAAGATGCTTTGCAGAAAATACAG GCGATCATTGATGCTGCATCATATGTTCCCCCACCGCCTTCAGAAGAGCAAAAGAAGAAAATTGAAAAAAT TGCTGCAGCCGCTGAGAGGAACAGAATGCAAAACAAGAAGGTACTCTCACAGAAGAAAGAATTGAGGAGGAACAAACCCAGCTGGGACTGA